The Methanoregula boonei 6A8 genome has a window encoding:
- a CDS encoding DUF5714 domain-containing protein — MSGATPLSHREWQQANFAVAKSPETIALHGDPRCCKRNTFLAINTL; from the coding sequence TTGAGCGGTGCAACGCCACTCTCGCACCGGGAATGGCAGCAGGCAAACTTCGCAGTGGCAAAGAGCCCTGAGACAATTGCTCTTCATGGCGACCCGCGCTGCTGCAAACGCAATACTTTCCTTGCGATAAATACGCTGTAG
- a CDS encoding adenylyltransferase/cytidyltransferase family protein, which produces MTARRVVATGTFDILHPGHVYYLTESRKLGDELWVIVARDENVKHKPRPILPEAQRLAMVSALRPVDHAILGDHTDMFCPIDDIRPAVITIGFNQYFDEEKLKGQLAERNLPAEVVRIGKYEDGDLASSRMIVQRIVEARGSGDQRIG; this is translated from the coding sequence ATGACCGCCCGGCGCGTGGTTGCCACCGGCACCTTTGATATCCTCCACCCGGGGCATGTCTACTACCTGACCGAATCGCGGAAGCTGGGCGACGAGCTCTGGGTGATCGTGGCCCGGGACGAGAACGTGAAGCACAAGCCCCGCCCGATCCTCCCTGAGGCCCAGCGCCTTGCCATGGTTTCTGCGCTCAGGCCTGTGGACCACGCAATCCTCGGGGACCATACCGACATGTTTTGCCCCATCGATGATATCCGCCCGGCGGTCATCACCATCGGGTTTAACCAGTATTTCGATGAGGAAAAACTCAAAGGCCAGCTTGCCGAACGCAATCTTCCCGCAGAAGTTGTCCGGATCGGGAAATATGAGGACGGTGACCTCGCAAGCTCGCGCATGATCGTCCAGCGGATCGTGGAGGCACGGGGGAGTGGGGATCAGCGGATCGGATAG
- a CDS encoding Mov34/MPN/PAD-1 family protein — translation MTIRGIKRDLLNLLLELGKDSHPNEFAALLTEECGVISELNLLPGTVTGSSSASVFFDMMPLGTHHAGSAHSHPNGVLRPSGADLNFFPRAGRYNLIIGAPYREGDWRCFTADGEPCELAVIP, via the coding sequence ATGACTATCCGCGGGATCAAAAGAGACCTCCTGAATCTGCTGCTTGAACTGGGAAAAGACAGCCATCCCAACGAGTTTGCAGCGCTCCTTACTGAAGAATGCGGGGTGATTTCCGAACTCAACCTCCTTCCCGGCACCGTCACTGGCAGCTCGTCAGCTTCGGTCTTCTTTGACATGATGCCGCTTGGCACCCACCATGCAGGAAGCGCCCACTCCCACCCAAACGGTGTGCTCCGGCCTTCCGGTGCTGACCTGAATTTCTTTCCCCGTGCGGGGAGATACAACCTCATCATCGGCGCCCCGTACCGGGAGGGTGACTGGAGATGTTTTACTGCGGATGGCGAGCCTTGCGAGCTTGCGGTGATCCCATGA
- the budA gene encoding acetolactate decarboxylase, translated as MNKNFFLGIGLAVAIVFAGAAVYLGLAKQAPVNSADRDTLYQVSTISALMQGVYNGTTPVGDLKKHGDFGIGTFDRLDGEMIVLDGKVWQAKADGTVSPATDDQTTPFATVTYFSPDFRQATPDQAVNFSRFSAEMAARLPTQNMIYAVEIHGTFPSMTVRAIPAQEMPYPNLTVASAGEHEYTFNNITGTVVGFYTPVFLKDLNTQGYHLHFLSDDHTRGGHILDMTVPAASSVEYDITPYYTVVLPTTGAFAGTNLTADMSGAVAAVER; from the coding sequence ATGAACAAAAACTTTTTTTTGGGCATCGGCCTCGCGGTGGCAATCGTCTTTGCCGGGGCTGCTGTTTATTTGGGCCTTGCAAAGCAGGCCCCGGTAAATTCTGCGGATCGCGATACCCTATACCAGGTCTCAACCATCAGCGCACTGATGCAGGGAGTGTACAATGGCACGACCCCGGTAGGCGATCTCAAAAAACACGGCGACTTTGGGATCGGAACCTTTGACCGGCTTGACGGGGAGATGATCGTGCTTGACGGGAAGGTCTGGCAGGCAAAGGCAGACGGGACTGTTTCTCCCGCCACAGACGATCAGACAACGCCGTTTGCCACAGTAACGTATTTTTCCCCCGATTTCCGGCAGGCCACCCCGGATCAAGCAGTGAACTTCTCTCGGTTTTCCGCGGAAATGGCGGCACGGCTCCCTACACAGAACATGATCTACGCAGTGGAGATCCACGGGACATTCCCGTCAATGACGGTACGGGCGATCCCGGCACAGGAAATGCCCTATCCCAATCTTACGGTTGCATCCGCCGGGGAGCACGAATACACCTTCAACAATATCACCGGCACGGTTGTCGGGTTCTACACCCCCGTATTCCTAAAAGACCTCAATACGCAGGGCTACCACCTTCATTTCCTGTCCGACGACCATACCCGGGGCGGGCACATTCTTGATATGACCGTACCGGCCGCAAGCAGCGTTGAGTACGATATCACCCCGTACTATACCGTGGTACTCCCCACCACCGGTGCCTTTGCCGGGACCAACCTGACCGCCGATATGAGCGGCGCGGTGGCAGCGGTCGAGCGGTGA
- a CDS encoding peptidylprolyl isomerase, translating into MTTQVRASHILVTSEDDANKILKRIKDGEDFAAVAKRFSSCPSKKSGGDLGWFGKNQMVPEFEAAAFAADQGTVVGPVKSQFGYHVIKVTGKK; encoded by the coding sequence ATGACCACGCAGGTACGCGCATCCCACATCCTTGTCACAAGCGAGGACGATGCAAACAAGATCCTAAAAAGGATAAAAGACGGCGAGGACTTTGCCGCAGTGGCAAAGCGCTTCTCCTCCTGCCCATCGAAAAAGAGCGGCGGGGATCTCGGCTGGTTCGGTAAGAACCAGATGGTCCCTGAGTTTGAGGCGGCCGCGTTTGCCGCAGACCAGGGTACCGTTGTCGGGCCGGTCAAGTCCCAGTTCGGGTACCACGTTATCAAAGTGACCGGGAAGAAGTAA
- a CDS encoding dihydropteroate synthase-like protein: MRIILPTGAVTADTVRKAAAGFDAEVVVTGKIASFLTPRALRALIQKGTYDAVVVPGMCTASFEAVERETGVPIYRGPRHAADLAWVLPLVGKVPLSGTVPAEDFLLEKNAADAMSRVAEAEERAEPEFVIRGTKIGGNSRMKVLAEIMDAHRAEDIRDRVERYFSLGADIVDLGFGFDATPADVERVFLSLADIEGPLAVDTQDPDLIRAALSRADLVLSLQEKNLPHVGKEVARAGAAAVVVPGEKTLPANIAKARRAGISCIIADPLLQPAGSGLVASLARFRDYSCPLFFGAGNVAELLDADSIGINALLAGMAMEAGAAIIFTSEHSDKTRGSIAEMRRATEMMVLARDRPYAKDLGIDLLVLKEKRRRREPPLEYENVVAAKRMPDEITYDPKGNFRIGIEGDQIVAEVREKAVKGTRWQDVLYTLIEEGHVSLLDHAGYLGRELYKAELAIRYGRSFEQDGEF; this comes from the coding sequence ATGCGAATCATCCTCCCCACCGGGGCCGTGACGGCAGATACCGTGCGAAAAGCGGCGGCCGGCTTTGATGCCGAGGTGGTGGTGACCGGGAAGATCGCCTCGTTCCTGACCCCCCGTGCGCTCCGCGCCCTGATACAAAAGGGAACGTACGATGCGGTTGTGGTCCCGGGAATGTGCACGGCCTCATTTGAAGCCGTGGAGCGCGAGACTGGTGTCCCAATCTACCGCGGCCCCCGCCATGCGGCGGACCTTGCCTGGGTGCTCCCGCTTGTGGGAAAGGTTCCCCTTTCGGGCACAGTGCCTGCCGAGGATTTCCTCTTAGAGAAAAATGCAGCGGATGCGATGAGCCGGGTGGCAGAAGCAGAGGAGAGGGCGGAACCGGAGTTTGTGATCCGGGGTACGAAGATCGGCGGGAACTCCCGGATGAAGGTCCTTGCCGAGATCATGGACGCACACCGGGCAGAGGACATCCGGGACCGGGTGGAGCGGTACTTTTCTCTTGGGGCAGATATTGTAGATCTCGGTTTCGGGTTCGATGCAACGCCGGCCGATGTGGAACGGGTGTTCTTATCGCTTGCAGATATCGAAGGCCCGCTCGCGGTGGACACCCAGGACCCGGACCTGATCCGGGCGGCTCTCTCCCGCGCCGATCTCGTGCTCTCGCTTCAGGAAAAAAATCTCCCGCACGTGGGAAAAGAGGTGGCCCGGGCCGGGGCGGCGGCAGTTGTGGTGCCGGGCGAAAAGACGCTTCCGGCAAATATCGCAAAGGCCCGGCGGGCCGGCATCAGCTGTATCATTGCTGACCCGCTACTCCAGCCGGCAGGTTCAGGGCTTGTCGCTTCGCTGGCACGGTTCCGCGACTACAGCTGCCCGCTCTTCTTTGGCGCGGGGAACGTGGCCGAGCTCCTAGATGCAGACTCGATCGGCATCAATGCGCTCCTTGCCGGGATGGCAATGGAGGCCGGTGCTGCGATCATCTTCACGAGCGAGCACTCGGACAAGACCCGGGGATCAATCGCAGAGATGCGGAGGGCAACAGAGATGATGGTACTTGCCCGGGACCGGCCATATGCAAAGGATCTTGGGATCGATCTTTTGGTGCTTAAGGAGAAACGGCGCCGGAGAGAGCCGCCGCTTGAATATGAAAATGTGGTGGCTGCAAAGAGGATGCCGGACGAAATCACGTACGACCCGAAAGGCAATTTCCGGATCGGGATCGAAGGCGACCAGATCGTGGCGGAAGTCCGCGAGAAAGCCGTGAAGGGGACACGCTGGCAGGATGTGCTGTACACGCTGATCGAAGAGGGGCACGTCTCGCTTCTCGATCATGCGGGATATCTTGGCCGGGAACTCTACAAGGCGGAGCTCGCGATCCGATACGGGCGGAGCTTCGAACAGGACGGGGAATTTTAA
- a CDS encoding CehA/McbA family metallohydrolase, with translation MLTCDLHVHTNFSKDGESSVEEILRQAEAVGLDVIAITDHDCVDGAKKALAFKTSVLVIPGIEVSTKQGHLLVLGTTELIPAGLDVRETVQIARRMGAIVILPHPYHVWRHGVARRVRAAMNIVDAVEAFNSRYIVGSANRKAGRIADRLEKPCVGGSDAHNARFVGYGRTFVEAEPEIPAIFEAIRRGQVSCGGRKTPLRTYTRQSLNNTWRKLKRLTRRLRFR, from the coding sequence ATGCTGACCTGTGATCTCCACGTGCACACGAATTTTTCCAAGGACGGCGAGAGCAGTGTCGAGGAGATCCTTCGCCAGGCAGAGGCAGTCGGGCTCGATGTGATTGCCATCACTGACCATGATTGCGTGGACGGGGCGAAAAAAGCGCTCGCGTTCAAAACCTCAGTTCTCGTTATACCGGGGATCGAGGTCTCGACCAAGCAGGGGCACCTGCTGGTGCTGGGCACAACCGAGCTCATACCGGCGGGGCTCGATGTCCGCGAGACAGTGCAGATCGCCCGGCGTATGGGAGCCATTGTGATCCTCCCCCACCCGTACCACGTATGGCGGCACGGGGTTGCCCGGAGGGTCCGGGCCGCGATGAACATTGTTGACGCGGTCGAGGCCTTCAACAGCCGGTACATCGTGGGTTCGGCCAACCGCAAGGCCGGCCGGATTGCAGACCGGCTGGAGAAGCCCTGTGTGGGGGGAAGCGATGCCCATAATGCCCGGTTCGTGGGCTACGGGAGAACGTTTGTCGAAGCTGAGCCGGAGATTCCGGCCATCTTTGAGGCTATCCGCAGGGGGCAGGTTTCCTGCGGCGGGAGAAAGACGCCCCTGCGTACCTATACCCGCCAGTCGCTCAACAACACATGGAGAAAGTTAAAGAGACTGACCCGGCGGCTCCGCTTCCGGTAA
- the truA gene encoding tRNA pseudouridine(38-40) synthase TruA encodes MEKVKETDPAAPLPVRLACRVSYLGTRFYGSQQQESSRTVEGEFIEACRRLALFSDWRTAGFASAGRTDRGVHACGQVIAFSTQTPDRARQALNSQLPPDIWCTATAVVPDHFHPRYDARSRTYRYYFGEPPRDPVAMETAAREFSGDHNFTNFARVGDKNPWRKILEIRIGTEGSFTYLEVKAQSFLWHQVRCMAAAALSAGMGEQDADGIRLLLNEAASRPIQPAPAEGLVLWDTDCGLTWDPVGKSPRSCTYCTELRRHHALMEQVCRVLGPE; translated from the coding sequence ATGGAGAAAGTTAAAGAGACTGACCCGGCGGCTCCGCTTCCGGTAAGGCTCGCATGCCGGGTCTCGTACCTGGGCACCCGGTTCTACGGTTCGCAGCAGCAGGAGTCCAGCCGCACGGTTGAAGGCGAATTCATCGAAGCGTGCCGGCGCCTGGCTCTCTTTTCTGACTGGCGGACTGCGGGATTTGCGTCAGCAGGCAGGACCGATCGCGGGGTGCATGCCTGCGGTCAGGTGATCGCGTTCTCCACACAAACCCCGGACCGGGCCCGGCAGGCGCTCAACAGCCAGCTGCCGCCTGATATCTGGTGCACGGCAACCGCAGTTGTTCCTGACCATTTCCATCCCCGGTACGATGCCCGCTCACGCACGTACCGGTATTATTTTGGTGAACCCCCCCGGGACCCGGTAGCCATGGAAACGGCAGCCCGGGAATTTTCAGGCGATCACAATTTCACCAATTTTGCCCGGGTCGGGGACAAGAACCCGTGGCGGAAGATCCTAGAGATACGGATCGGAACGGAAGGGAGTTTCACGTACCTTGAGGTGAAGGCCCAGAGTTTCCTCTGGCACCAGGTACGGTGCATGGCGGCAGCGGCCCTCTCGGCCGGCATGGGCGAACAGGATGCGGACGGGATCCGGTTGCTGCTCAACGAGGCAGCAAGCCGGCCTATCCAGCCGGCACCGGCCGAAGGCCTTGTACTCTGGGACACGGACTGCGGGCTTACCTGGGATCCGGTGGGAAAGAGCCCGAGGAGCTGCACGTATTGTACCGAGCTCCGGCGCCATCATGCGCTCATGGAGCAGGTCTGCCGGGTGCTTGGTCCGGAATAA
- a CDS encoding arsenate reductase ArsC gives MAQQSRVLFICTANAARSQMAEGYLRAKYGDRFDVFSAGVHPAGQVSPRAVQAMKEIGIDISGHRPKSVDTFTGVPLDLAVTLCDNAGAVCPVIPSAKRTIHHAFPDPHLTAGTDEDILDGYRRVRDAICTWIDATFVHGLPM, from the coding sequence ATGGCACAACAATCCCGCGTCCTCTTTATCTGCACTGCAAACGCGGCCCGCTCCCAGATGGCCGAAGGCTACCTCCGGGCAAAGTACGGCGACCGGTTCGACGTCTTCTCGGCCGGGGTCCACCCGGCCGGGCAGGTAAGCCCCCGGGCGGTCCAGGCAATGAAGGAGATCGGCATTGATATCTCAGGCCACCGGCCAAAGTCGGTTGACACGTTTACCGGGGTCCCGCTCGATCTCGCAGTCACGCTCTGCGACAATGCCGGTGCGGTCTGCCCGGTAATCCCATCAGCAAAAAGGACGATCCACCACGCCTTTCCCGATCCCCACCTGACGGCGGGGACGGACGAAGATATCCTTGACGGGTACCGAAGGGTGAGAGATGCAATCTGCACGTGGATCGATGCCACCTTCGTGCATGGCCTGCCCATGTGA
- a CDS encoding cobyrinate a,c-diamide synthase translates to MKAEIPRVIVAGTHSGCGKTTIATGLMAALFDRGLEVQPFKTGPDFIDPSHHTLICGRASRNLDICMMGEAGVTRAFANATAGADISVIEGAMGLFDGREGSDKASAAHVARILGAPVILVVDAHAVSRSIHATIKGFRDFDPKVKIAGIIYNRIGSDRHRQMIAEEEYVPALGWVPRQKDCEIQSRHLGLVMAHESPALKQFGRIIAESCDLDGILAVAANARPLAVPAGTAKKSHTSHRRAVIGVARDPAFCFYYQDNLDRLTRAGAEIREFSPVAGEVPEADAIYIGGGYPELHAAALEKSRSTKTIRTLAQDGMPVYGECGGLMYLCGSLETEGKEHRMAGVLPGRAVMTKRLAALGYVKGAFSGPAGLWPGTVGIRGHEFHYSRVEFDRDARWAIRLSAGKGIDSGNDGLVEHATIGAYTHAYFTDAFARCFVDAAAAWARR, encoded by the coding sequence ATGAAGGCAGAGATCCCCCGGGTCATCGTCGCGGGCACGCATAGCGGCTGCGGTAAGACCACGATTGCCACCGGCCTGATGGCGGCCCTTTTTGACCGGGGCCTTGAAGTCCAGCCCTTCAAGACCGGGCCGGACTTCATCGATCCCTCCCACCACACACTTATCTGCGGCCGGGCTTCGCGGAACCTGGACATCTGCATGATGGGAGAGGCCGGAGTGACGCGGGCCTTTGCGAACGCAACAGCGGGGGCAGATATCTCCGTGATCGAAGGGGCCATGGGCCTCTTCGACGGCAGGGAGGGATCCGATAAAGCCAGCGCCGCACATGTCGCCCGTATTCTTGGCGCCCCTGTGATCCTTGTAGTGGACGCTCACGCGGTCTCGCGCAGTATCCATGCAACCATAAAGGGGTTCAGGGACTTTGACCCGAAGGTGAAGATCGCAGGCATCATCTACAACCGGATCGGGAGCGACCGGCACCGGCAGATGATCGCTGAAGAGGAATACGTCCCGGCGCTCGGTTGGGTGCCCCGGCAGAAAGACTGCGAGATCCAGAGCCGGCACCTCGGCCTGGTGATGGCACACGAGTCGCCGGCCTTAAAACAGTTCGGGCGCATTATAGCAGAGTCCTGCGATCTCGATGGGATCCTCGCGGTTGCGGCAAATGCCCGGCCGCTTGCGGTTCCCGCGGGCACGGCAAAAAAATCGCATACCTCCCATCGTCGGGCTGTGATTGGTGTGGCCCGCGACCCGGCATTCTGCTTCTATTACCAGGATAACCTCGACAGACTCACCCGGGCCGGGGCGGAGATCCGGGAGTTTTCCCCGGTGGCAGGTGAGGTGCCGGAGGCAGATGCCATCTATATCGGCGGGGGATACCCCGAGCTCCATGCGGCGGCGCTTGAAAAATCAAGGAGCACAAAAACCATCCGCACCCTTGCACAGGACGGCATGCCGGTATACGGCGAGTGCGGCGGGCTCATGTACCTCTGCGGCTCGCTTGAAACAGAAGGAAAAGAGCACAGGATGGCCGGCGTCCTGCCCGGCCGTGCCGTCATGACCAAACGTCTTGCGGCACTCGGGTATGTCAAAGGCGCATTCTCCGGCCCGGCCGGCCTCTGGCCGGGAACCGTTGGAATCCGGGGCCACGAGTTCCATTATTCCCGTGTCGAATTTGACCGCGATGCCCGGTGGGCAATCCGGCTTTCTGCAGGTAAAGGGATCGATAGCGGGAACGACGGCCTTGTTGAACACGCGACCATCGGGGCGTACACCCACGCGTATTTCACCGACGCCTTTGCCCGGTGCTTCGTGGATGCTGCGGCAGCATGGGCACGGAGGTAG
- a CDS encoding putative hemolysin encodes MAQKSFVILILCLCIGAGLVIAGCTQQAASSVSSTTATPAAPATSPAAPAGTGSAPANQTGMANPASVNCVNVGGQSVIMTNPDGSQYGMCNFTNGTSCEEWALFRGEGCQAAVTANQTANATAPSGQSGMANPASVNCVNVGGTVQIKDSAAGQYGMCAFPNGTTCEEWALFRGEGCQAANVTA; translated from the coding sequence ATGGCTCAGAAATCTTTTGTTATTCTTATCCTGTGTCTCTGCATCGGTGCCGGTCTTGTTATTGCCGGTTGTACCCAGCAAGCCGCCTCATCTGTATCGTCAACTACCGCAACACCTGCCGCCCCGGCAACATCGCCGGCTGCGCCCGCAGGAACGGGCAGTGCCCCTGCAAACCAGACGGGAATGGCAAACCCGGCCTCGGTCAACTGCGTGAATGTCGGTGGCCAGTCCGTGATCATGACCAATCCTGACGGGAGCCAGTACGGCATGTGCAATTTCACCAACGGGACCAGCTGCGAGGAGTGGGCACTCTTCCGCGGTGAGGGTTGCCAGGCCGCTGTGACTGCGAACCAGACGGCTAACGCAACTGCGCCATCAGGCCAGTCCGGCATGGCAAATCCTGCATCAGTTAACTGCGTCAACGTGGGCGGGACCGTGCAGATTAAGGACAGCGCGGCCGGACAGTATGGCATGTGCGCCTTCCCCAACGGGACCACGTGTGAAGAGTGGGCGCTCTTCCGTGGCGAGGGCTGCCAGGCGGCAAATGTCACCGCATAA
- the trpA gene encoding tryptophan synthase subunit alpha: protein MMGRIESVFAKKGKSAFIGFTVAGDPDKETSIRIAKALIDGGTDILEFGVPFSDPVADGPTIQRADDRALASCTTPDTIFAIVREVRAYSEVPIVFLTYYNTIYRRGIDRFYLEAHEAGVDGILVADMPVEESDEVAATAEKYGIDPIFLVTQTTSNERMDTIVRHARGYLYLVSVLGVTGARKTVAPEALALLNRVRSHTDLPLAIGFGISTPEHVTTCNLAGADGVIVGSAIVDIVEKNLGNPDAMEQDLRRYVSVMKKAAEQ, encoded by the coding sequence ATGATGGGACGTATTGAATCCGTCTTTGCCAAAAAAGGGAAGTCCGCGTTCATCGGCTTTACCGTTGCCGGCGACCCGGACAAAGAGACATCAATCAGAATCGCAAAGGCGCTGATCGATGGCGGCACAGATATCCTCGAATTCGGCGTGCCGTTTTCGGATCCGGTGGCAGACGGGCCGACAATCCAGCGGGCAGACGACCGGGCGCTTGCATCCTGCACCACACCCGATACGATCTTTGCAATCGTCCGGGAAGTCCGGGCGTACTCCGAAGTCCCGATCGTCTTTCTGACATACTACAACACGATCTATCGCAGGGGCATCGACCGGTTCTACCTCGAAGCGCACGAGGCAGGCGTAGACGGGATCCTTGTTGCTGACATGCCGGTGGAGGAATCGGATGAGGTCGCTGCAACCGCGGAGAAGTACGGGATCGACCCTATCTTCCTTGTCACCCAGACCACCTCCAATGAACGCATGGACACCATCGTACGCCATGCCCGCGGGTATCTGTACCTCGTCTCGGTGCTCGGTGTCACAGGTGCACGTAAGACCGTAGCTCCGGAAGCTCTCGCTCTCTTGAACCGGGTCCGCTCGCACACCGATCTTCCACTCGCCATCGGATTTGGGATCTCCACGCCCGAACATGTAACCACCTGCAACCTGGCCGGGGCCGATGGCGTGATTGTCGGGAGCGCGATTGTGGATATCGTGGAAAAAAACCTAGGCAATCCGGACGCGATGGAACAAGATCTTCGTCGCTACGTCTCCGTGATGAAAAAAGCAGCAGAGCAGTGA
- the trpB gene encoding tryptophan synthase subunit beta gives MGRKGRFGKYGGQYVPETLMNALIELECAYRDATHDPAFAQELAAYQSEYAGRPTPLTFCGNISRDLGFKVYLKREDLVHGGSHKLNNTLGQALLAKRMRKKRLIAETGAGQHGVATAIAGAALGFKVEVFMGEVDTKRQALNVFRMELMGATVHPVTCGTKTLKDATNEALRDWVANVNDTHYLIGSVVGPHPFPTIVRDFQSVIGREARQQVMRKEGKMPDAIVACVGGGSNAIGIFHPFLADDVELIGIEAAGKGLDTPEHSATLCAGDPGVLHGTLSYLLQDNNGQVLPTHSVAAGLDYPGVGPEHAMLKDSHRVAYYAVKDHEVLDAFRYLSRTEGIIPALESSHAVAYVLQNCDRFDKGDVVIINLSGRGDKDVAGIVPEAA, from the coding sequence ATGGGACGTAAAGGACGATTCGGAAAATACGGCGGGCAGTACGTGCCGGAAACCCTGATGAACGCACTTATCGAGCTTGAATGCGCATACCGGGACGCGACGCACGATCCGGCATTTGCACAGGAACTTGCAGCATACCAGTCAGAATACGCCGGGCGCCCCACACCGCTTACGTTCTGTGGGAACATCTCCCGGGACCTCGGCTTTAAGGTGTATCTCAAACGGGAGGATCTGGTCCATGGCGGTTCTCACAAGCTCAACAACACGCTGGGCCAAGCGCTTCTTGCCAAACGGATGAGAAAGAAACGGCTGATTGCGGAAACCGGCGCCGGCCAGCACGGGGTCGCAACCGCAATTGCCGGGGCCGCGCTCGGCTTTAAGGTCGAGGTCTTCATGGGCGAGGTGGATACAAAACGCCAGGCCCTCAACGTCTTCCGGATGGAATTGATGGGAGCAACGGTCCACCCGGTAACCTGCGGGACAAAGACGCTCAAGGACGCGACAAACGAAGCGCTCCGTGACTGGGTCGCAAACGTAAACGACACGCATTATCTGATCGGATCGGTGGTCGGACCGCACCCGTTCCCGACAATTGTCCGCGACTTCCAGTCCGTGATCGGGCGCGAGGCCCGCCAACAGGTCATGCGAAAGGAGGGAAAGATGCCGGACGCGATTGTTGCCTGCGTGGGTGGCGGCTCAAATGCGATCGGCATCTTCCACCCCTTCCTTGCCGATGATGTAGAGCTCATCGGCATCGAAGCGGCCGGCAAAGGCCTCGATACCCCGGAACACTCCGCAACGCTCTGTGCGGGAGATCCCGGCGTGCTCCACGGCACGCTCTCGTACCTGCTTCAGGACAACAACGGCCAGGTGCTTCCTACGCACAGCGTGGCGGCAGGTCTCGATTACCCGGGTGTCGGCCCCGAGCACGCGATGCTCAAAGATTCGCACCGGGTTGCATACTACGCGGTAAAAGACCACGAAGTGCTTGACGCCTTCCGGTACCTTTCGCGGACCGAAGGGATCATCCCGGCGCTCGAATCCTCACACGCGGTGGCGTACGTGCTGCAGAACTGTGACCGGTTCGATAAGGGCGATGTGGTGATCATCAATCTTTCAGGCCGGGGCGACAAGGATGTCGCAGGCATTGTACCGGAGGCGGCATGA
- a CDS encoding phosphoribosylanthranilate isomerase, producing MRIKICGITRVEDVLFAEKAGADAIGVVMYSPTSRRSVPDAKAREIFSALGPFVTRVVVTHTESESDLEKILAIRPDAIQISHPFVFEKYPGVRVLRVIGRGDAVPTDCDAVIVDESMGAGKAFDQEFAKVVAKTSRVPVILAGGLTPENVGLAIREIRPHAVDVASGVETEPGIKDHTKIAAFIRAAREADHGT from the coding sequence GTGCGCATAAAGATCTGCGGGATCACCCGGGTTGAGGACGTACTCTTCGCGGAAAAGGCCGGGGCGGATGCAATCGGGGTCGTGATGTACTCGCCAACCTCGCGCCGCTCGGTACCGGATGCAAAAGCCCGGGAGATCTTTTCAGCACTCGGGCCGTTTGTGACCCGGGTCGTTGTCACGCACACGGAATCTGAATCCGATCTCGAAAAAATTCTCGCGATCCGGCCGGACGCGATCCAGATCTCGCATCCGTTTGTTTTTGAAAAATATCCGGGCGTACGGGTGCTCCGGGTGATCGGGCGTGGGGATGCTGTGCCCACGGACTGCGACGCGGTGATCGTGGATGAGAGCATGGGCGCAGGAAAAGCATTCGACCAGGAATTTGCAAAAGTCGTGGCAAAAACATCCAGAGTGCCGGTCATCCTGGCCGGCGGGCTTACACCAGAGAACGTGGGGCTCGCGATCCGGGAGATCCGGCCCCATGCGGTTGATGTTGCAAGCGGCGTCGAGACAGAACCAGGAATAAAAGATCATACAAAAATCGCGGCGTTTATTCGTGCTGCACGGGAGGCAGACCATGGGACGTAA